In Carassius carassius chromosome 7, fCarCar2.1, whole genome shotgun sequence, one genomic interval encodes:
- the asb5b gene encoding ankyrin repeat and SOCS box protein 5b isoform X3, whose protein sequence is MAYSYQWIDVPWGDGDLGSWADRSPLHEAACQGRLLALKTLLSQGYSANIITIDHVTPLHEACLGDHVACARALIEAGANVNATTIDGVTPLFNACSAGSVTCTEVLLEHGAKPQAEECQPSPIHEASSKGRAACIESLISWGADVDYDIPHLGTPLYIACVSQQLQCTQKLLDGGANVQKGRFLDTPLHAATQKDCPEIISVLLDFGANINARNLELQRPIETAPPSSAAEAVLLLYEAMPRSLCQLCRLSIRNYMGRPRLHLIPNLKLPTLLKSFLQYR, encoded by the exons GTTCATGGGCGGATCGTTCTCCACTCCATGAAGCTGCATGTCAGGGTCGACTTCTGGCGCTCAAGACTCTTCTCTCACAG GGTTACAGTGCAAATATCATCACTATTGATCATGTGACTCCACTGCATGAAGCTTGTCTGGGAGATCACGTAGCATGTGCCAGGGCTCTCATAGAAGCTGGTGCCAAT GTGAATGCCACGACCATTGATGGCGTGACCCCGCTGTTTAACGCCTGCTCAGCAGGAAGTGTCACTTGCACAGAGGTGCTTTTGGAACATGGAGCAAAACCACAGGCAGAAGAGTGCCAGCCTTCACCGATTCATGAGGCCTCCAGCAAAG GCCGAGCAGCATGTATAGAGTCTCTCATCTCGTGGGGAGCAGATGTAGATTATGACATCCCTCATCTAGGAACACCTCTCTACATTGCCTGTGTCTCCCAGCAGCTCCAGTGTACACAGAAACTTCTGGATGGAG GAGCAAATGTGCAGAAGGGCCGTTTCCTGGACACACCACTGCATGCTGCAACACAGAAGGACTGTCCAGAAATCATCAGTGTGCTACTAGACTTTGGCGCTAACATCAATGCTCGCAACCTGGAACTACAAAGGCCGATAGAAACAGCGCCACCCAGCAGTGCAGCAGAGGCTGTGCTTCTTCTTTATGAGG CCATGCCGCGGTCTCTCTGTCAGCTGTGTAGACTGAGTATCCGAAACTACATGGGCCGACCCAGACTGCATCTGATTCCAAACCTCAAACTGCCTACTCTGCTCAAGAGTTTCCTCCAGTACAGATAG